ATCCACGTTGACCGAGAAGGTCTCGAGGCCCCGGTCCCCGTAGCGGCTGCCCAGCGCGGCCACCGCCGGGTACTCCCGGCGGCAGGGATCGCAGTAGAGGCTCCAGAAGTAGAGGAGCTGGGGGCTCTCCCCGCCCACCCGCGCACCCCCGCCGTCCACGGCGGCCGCCTCCCGGGGCGCCACCTGTTGCCCCGGGGCCGCCAGGGCCGCCCCGGCCGGGGCAAAGGCCGTTACGCCTCCCCGGGCAGCCAGGGTCACGTCCTCGGCCCCCCTCTTCCCCAGGAGGTCGCGAATCCGGGACTCGAACAGGCGCTCGTCCCCCGGGCGGTACCCCTCCTGGTAGAGGCGGATCCAGCCCTCCCGGTCGATGATCACCGTGACCGGCAAGAGCTCCACGCCGAAGGCGTTCACGATCTCCTGCCGGGCGTCCCGCACCACCGGGTAGGGGGGGTGGATCCCCAGCTTGTCGAGAAACGACCGCACCCGCTGGGCCGAGAAGACATCGGTGTTGACGCTCAAGACCGCCAGGCCCTCGTCCCGGTATCGCTCGTGGAGCGCCTCGATATGGGGCATCTCGTCGATGCACGACTTGCAGAAGATGCTCCAGAACTCCAGCAGCACCACGTGG
The DNA window shown above is from Thermodesulfobacteriota bacterium and carries:
- a CDS encoding redoxin domain-containing protein, which codes for MTRKCSMRPALFFLAWALAAVAGCARDESPSAGGPVEKTSGESVVVEVNSKAPAFAGNTLDGRAVRLADYAGTHVVLLEFWSIFCKSCIDEMPHIEALHERYRDEGLAVLSVNTDVFSAQRVRSFLDKLGIHPPYPVVRDARQEIVNAFGVELLPVTVIIDREGWIRLYQEGYRPGDERLFESRIRDLLGKRGAEDVTLAARGGVTAFAPAGAALAAPGQQVAPREAAAVDGGGARVGGESPQLLYFWSLYCDPCRREYPAVAALGSRYGDRGLETFSVNVD